The Thermincola ferriacetica genome window below encodes:
- a CDS encoding methylenetetrahydrofolate reductase C-terminal domain-containing protein — MQNRFKESLLDKNTMSVTWELVPGRGAREKSQEEAIAAAEQAAKGGRIHALTLTDNPGGNPAILADALAKEVLAKGIEPLVHFTCKDKNRNQIESQLYALDRAGIRNLLVMTGDYTVTGYKGRPKPVFDLDPIHVLGLIGEMNKGLEYQGFKGTIKHQPSDFFAGAAASQFKATEAEQMLQYYKLKKKIEAGAQFIVTQLGYDARKFHEIIQFIRLNGWDIPVVGNIYILPLGTAKVMNKNRIPGCVVTDKLVADLEREAQAPDKGKEARLLRAAKMYAFMKGMGYNGVHIGGHGMKYEDVEFIIDKGEELSKNWMDFIHEFDYPQPNGFYYYEKDEKTGLNTTTPTNRKGRPLDAPVEFTYRLSKFMHNLMLEPGTPLWGPMTAVAKAVDGTSMEKKYHKFEHMIKVGLFDCKDCGDCALMDVAYVCPMSQCPKNQRNGACGGSFEGWCEVYPGKKKCAWVRAYSRLKNSGKEEQLSKEIIPPANWDFHQTSSWLNFYLGRDHTAKKFGIEPYVKKK; from the coding sequence ATGCAAAACCGTTTTAAGGAGTCCTTGTTGGACAAAAATACCATGTCCGTGACCTGGGAATTGGTACCGGGCAGGGGGGCCAGGGAGAAATCCCAGGAGGAAGCCATCGCGGCTGCTGAACAAGCTGCCAAAGGCGGACGGATTCATGCTCTTACCCTTACTGATAACCCCGGTGGAAACCCGGCTATTTTGGCTGACGCCCTGGCGAAAGAAGTTTTGGCCAAAGGTATTGAGCCGCTTGTCCATTTTACCTGTAAAGATAAAAACCGGAACCAAATCGAGAGCCAATTATATGCTTTGGACCGTGCCGGTATACGTAACTTGTTGGTTATGACCGGTGATTATACCGTTACCGGATATAAAGGTAGACCGAAACCGGTATTTGACTTGGACCCCATTCATGTTCTTGGTTTAATCGGTGAAATGAACAAAGGCTTGGAATATCAGGGTTTCAAGGGCACAATAAAGCATCAACCCAGTGATTTCTTTGCCGGCGCTGCCGCATCCCAGTTCAAGGCCACCGAAGCAGAGCAAATGCTCCAATATTATAAGCTGAAAAAGAAGATTGAAGCAGGAGCCCAGTTTATTGTTACTCAGTTGGGCTATGATGCCCGGAAGTTCCATGAAATAATTCAGTTTATCAGGCTGAACGGCTGGGATATTCCTGTAGTGGGCAATATTTACATCTTACCTCTCGGTACTGCTAAAGTGATGAATAAGAACAGGATACCGGGTTGTGTTGTAACGGATAAGTTGGTGGCAGACCTCGAAAGAGAAGCTCAGGCGCCCGATAAAGGCAAAGAGGCAAGGCTCCTGCGCGCGGCCAAGATGTATGCCTTTATGAAAGGTATGGGTTACAACGGCGTCCACATCGGCGGCCACGGTATGAAATATGAGGATGTGGAATTCATTATTGACAAGGGTGAAGAACTCAGCAAGAACTGGATGGACTTTATACATGAGTTTGATTATCCGCAACCCAACGGGTTTTATTACTACGAAAAGGACGAGAAAACCGGCTTAAATACTACCACACCCACTAACAGGAAGGGGCGTCCCCTCGATGCACCGGTGGAATTTACTTACCGCTTATCCAAGTTCATGCATAATCTTATGCTTGAGCCGGGCACACCGCTCTGGGGACCGATGACTGCTGTAGCCAAAGCTGTGGACGGTACTTCTATGGAGAAGAAATATCATAAATTTGAGCACATGATTAAAGTAGGGCTGTTTGACTGCAAAGACTGCGGTGACTGTGCTTTAATGGACGTAGCATATGTCTGCCCCATGTCTCAGTGTCCCAAGAACCAGCGGAACGGCGCCTGCGGCGGAAGTTTTGAAGGCTGGTGTGAAGTATACCCCGGTAAGAAGAAGTGTGCTTGGGTAAGGGCTTACTCCAGGCTGAAAAATTCCGGGAAAGAAGAGCAGTTAAGCAAAGAAATTATTCCGCCGGCTAACTGGGATTTCCACCAGACTTCTTCCTGGTTGAACTTCTACCTTGGCCGGGATCATACCGCCAAGAAGTTTGGTATCGAGCCCTATGTTAAGAAGAAGTAA
- a CDS encoding S-layer homology domain-containing protein: protein MKRSLAFSMMLVMLVTLLFPLQAEAAYDKELEQAISTAKSVFNIAKGYDTFNYNINKQNDRTVFNLHWSDSKNRLGEVNVTIDSNGKITNYYSFKPFMGRNRQKLPKISKSNALRIAGDFIRKVAPFAGNKVIYVDNNEPMNINEGSYRFLYQRVENGVPFPEDNINIQVDGMTGEIQNYYCNWHDDLAFPDAGDVIPLQKAQEEFANRLGLKLVYKLTFGPGERKPYLVYTTVYNDRFIDAKTGGLIMGNNYFNYYRGMEKEKMVGGMASYAEGKPVSLTPQEQEAVKNAANLMDQSKAEETARRLLQIDGSFKLNHISLYNDWQNREEYIWTMDFGREANGAGQYTGISVSVDAKTGDITQFYKFSPETDKPVRYTGEQALKIAEDFIKSMQPAKAKGVERTTWGEPFVEPVSGSEPPRQYDFSFTRKVQEAFFIGNGFNVTVDVTTGEVINYSFNWYKKELSVGEDVLSAEKAHELLFNSVGLQLQYISVYSPENREKLWPTPIENRKPDIKLVYALKPGKPVNIDAYTGKLLNYDGQPYTGDKIAQYTDIKGHWAENQIKVLAEYGISLPGNQLKPEQRIKQREFLYLLLKATNPYLSVDLNDSKNDDNLYNALISGGIVKDGERLPDSFVTRQDAVKFVVRALNFDRVAEVKKKIFALPFKDAQQIKPELYGYMAVAYGLDIIGGNGGNCYPTAALTRAQAFSLVYNYLNVN, encoded by the coding sequence ATGAAAAGGAGTTTAGCGTTTAGTATGATGCTTGTAATGTTGGTGACCTTATTGTTTCCTCTGCAGGCGGAAGCGGCCTACGACAAGGAACTGGAACAGGCAATCAGTACTGCCAAATCTGTTTTTAATATTGCCAAGGGATATGATACCTTCAATTACAACATTAACAAGCAAAATGACAGGACTGTGTTTAACCTGCACTGGAGCGACAGTAAAAACAGGTTGGGCGAGGTCAACGTAACTATTGATTCCAACGGAAAAATTACCAATTACTATTCCTTTAAGCCTTTCATGGGAAGAAACAGGCAAAAACTGCCCAAGATCAGTAAGAGCAATGCTTTGCGGATTGCCGGTGACTTTATCCGCAAGGTGGCTCCTTTTGCGGGGAACAAGGTCATATATGTGGATAATAATGAGCCCATGAACATTAACGAAGGAAGTTACCGGTTTTTGTACCAGAGGGTGGAAAACGGCGTGCCTTTTCCCGAAGATAATATAAATATTCAAGTGGACGGCATGACGGGGGAAATACAGAATTACTATTGTAACTGGCATGACGATTTGGCGTTCCCGGATGCCGGGGACGTTATACCTTTACAAAAAGCCCAGGAGGAGTTTGCCAACAGGCTGGGTTTGAAATTGGTTTATAAGTTAACTTTTGGCCCCGGGGAAAGAAAACCTTACCTGGTGTATACCACTGTATATAACGACCGGTTTATTGACGCCAAAACAGGCGGCTTGATAATGGGGAATAACTACTTTAACTATTATCGGGGCATGGAAAAAGAAAAAATGGTCGGAGGGATGGCCAGCTACGCGGAGGGGAAACCTGTATCCCTTACCCCTCAGGAACAGGAAGCTGTGAAAAATGCTGCCAACCTGATGGACCAGAGTAAAGCCGAGGAGACGGCAAGAAGGCTTTTACAGATTGATGGTTCGTTCAAGCTGAATCACATCAGCCTGTACAATGATTGGCAGAATAGAGAAGAATACATATGGACTATGGATTTTGGTAGAGAGGCCAATGGAGCCGGACAATACACGGGCATCAGTGTTTCTGTTGATGCTAAAACCGGTGATATAACCCAGTTTTATAAGTTTTCACCTGAGACAGATAAGCCTGTGAGGTACACCGGAGAACAGGCGCTTAAAATTGCGGAAGATTTCATTAAGTCCATGCAGCCGGCAAAGGCGAAAGGAGTTGAACGGACTACCTGGGGTGAACCTTTTGTTGAGCCGGTAAGTGGAAGTGAACCGCCGAGGCAGTATGATTTTTCCTTCACCAGGAAGGTACAGGAGGCATTTTTTATCGGAAACGGTTTTAACGTGACGGTAGATGTCACCACGGGAGAAGTGATCAATTACAGCTTTAACTGGTATAAAAAAGAACTTTCCGTTGGTGAAGATGTACTTTCTGCCGAAAAGGCCCATGAGCTCCTGTTCAACAGCGTCGGCCTTCAACTGCAGTACATTTCTGTTTACTCACCGGAGAATAGAGAAAAACTGTGGCCCACGCCTATTGAAAACAGAAAGCCGGACATCAAACTTGTATATGCTCTCAAACCCGGTAAACCGGTAAATATTGATGCGTATACAGGGAAACTGCTTAATTACGACGGCCAGCCCTATACCGGGGACAAAATAGCACAGTACACCGATATTAAGGGACATTGGGCTGAAAACCAGATTAAGGTCCTGGCCGAATACGGAATTTCTTTACCGGGTAATCAATTAAAGCCGGAGCAAAGGATAAAACAAAGGGAGTTTCTCTATCTTCTGCTGAAAGCGACAAACCCGTACCTGTCTGTGGATCTTAATGACTCCAAAAACGATGATAATCTTTATAATGCGCTTATTAGCGGAGGAATTGTAAAAGACGGTGAAAGACTGCCTGATTCCTTTGTGACCAGACAGGATGCTGTGAAATTCGTTGTACGGGCCCTGAATTTTGACAGGGTGGCTGAGGTGAAGAAAAAAATATTTGCCTTGCCTTTTAAAGATGCGCAGCAAATAAAACCTGAACTGTACGGTTACATGGCAGTTGCTTACGGGCTTGATATAATTGGCGGGAACGGCGGGAATTGTTATCCTACGGCTGCCTTGACCCGGGCCCAGGCATTTAGCCTGGTTTATAATTACCTCAATGTGAATTAA
- a CDS encoding Nramp family divalent metal transporter has product MTEHTTPHESYQIINRIKQLLKFLGPAFVVSVAYIDPGNFATNISGGSKFNYNLLWVILWSNLMAIFLQTISAKLGIATGKNLPAMCARVFSRKTNWFLWVVAELAAMATDLAEFLGGALGLFLLLKIPLVYAGMLTGVFTFIITSLEKYGQRVIEAVIASLVAVICTAYGIELFLAKPNWPAVGVHMILPSLPNSEAVLVATGMLGATVMPHVIYLHSQLVQCRRTPDTDEQKLEHFRLECTDIMLAMNIVFLVNAAMVVVSAAVFHTKGIQVVTIQQAHRSLAPLLGSLSAGAFGIALLASGLSSSAVGTLAGQTIMNGFVGLRIPLFIRRFITMFPAMVIIGLGINPMKALVISQVILSFALPAAIIPLMLMTSRRDIMGALVNKPLTNIVGWIITAIIVVLNVILLYLTFSGNI; this is encoded by the coding sequence CTGACAGAACATACCACGCCTCATGAGTCTTATCAAATTATCAACCGCATTAAACAACTGCTTAAGTTCCTGGGACCGGCTTTTGTCGTCAGTGTTGCTTATATCGACCCGGGAAACTTTGCCACTAATATAAGCGGTGGCTCCAAATTTAATTACAACCTTTTATGGGTCATCCTTTGGAGCAACCTTATGGCTATCTTCCTGCAAACCATCTCGGCAAAATTAGGGATCGCTACAGGAAAAAACCTTCCTGCAATGTGTGCCCGGGTATTTTCCAGGAAAACTAACTGGTTTCTCTGGGTAGTTGCAGAATTGGCGGCGATGGCCACCGATTTAGCGGAATTCCTGGGTGGAGCTTTGGGATTATTTCTGTTACTTAAAATACCTCTCGTGTATGCGGGCATGCTGACCGGTGTATTTACCTTTATTATCACAAGTCTTGAAAAATACGGCCAGCGGGTAATTGAAGCTGTTATTGCAAGCCTTGTAGCAGTTATCTGCACTGCTTACGGCATAGAACTTTTTTTGGCCAAACCTAATTGGCCGGCCGTAGGAGTACATATGATTTTGCCTTCACTGCCGAACAGTGAGGCAGTGCTGGTAGCCACAGGTATGCTGGGCGCAACGGTAATGCCGCATGTTATTTATCTCCATTCCCAACTGGTCCAGTGCCGCAGAACCCCCGATACTGACGAGCAAAAGCTTGAGCACTTCAGATTGGAATGCACCGACATCATGCTGGCCATGAATATCGTTTTTCTTGTGAATGCGGCTATGGTGGTAGTCTCTGCCGCCGTTTTTCATACCAAGGGCATACAAGTGGTCACGATTCAGCAAGCTCACCGGTCACTGGCGCCATTGCTTGGGTCGTTATCCGCGGGAGCTTTTGGCATTGCCCTGTTGGCGTCAGGCCTTTCATCATCGGCAGTAGGAACTCTGGCCGGCCAGACTATTATGAACGGCTTTGTCGGGCTGCGTATACCACTGTTTATTCGCCGGTTTATAACTATGTTCCCGGCCATGGTTATTATCGGACTGGGTATTAACCCCATGAAAGCGCTGGTGATCAGTCAGGTTATATTAAGCTTTGCCTTACCGGCCGCAATCATACCCCTCATGTTGATGACAAGTCGCCGGGATATTATGGGCGCTTTGGTCAATAAACCGCTGACCAATATTGTCGGGTGGATTATAACGGCCATAATTGTAGTCCTTAACGTCATCCTGCTTTACCTTACTTTCTCCGGCAACATATAA
- a CDS encoding metal-dependent transcriptional regulator translates to MDNEFYTFREYMKQADSQLTASMEDYLEMICRLSRDKGYTRVNALATALNVQPPSATKMVQKLADIGLINYEKYGIITPTKQGQQIGNTLLERHKTIENFLRLLGLKKGVLEETEKIEHTVSSQTLEHLATFVNFLKTRPEIIENYNTFQKRLKINKENE, encoded by the coding sequence TTGGACAACGAGTTTTATACCTTCCGGGAGTATATGAAACAGGCAGACTCCCAATTAACGGCTTCCATGGAAGACTACCTGGAGATGATCTGCCGACTGTCCCGGGACAAAGGATATACACGGGTTAACGCCTTGGCAACGGCCCTTAACGTCCAGCCCCCTTCCGCTACCAAGATGGTACAAAAACTGGCCGACATAGGACTGATAAATTACGAAAAATACGGTATCATTACCCCTACCAAACAAGGGCAGCAAATCGGCAATACGTTATTGGAACGCCACAAGACGATAGAAAATTTTCTAAGGCTGCTGGGCCTAAAAAAGGGCGTCCTTGAAGAAACCGAAAAGATTGAACACACTGTTAGCTCACAGACATTGGAACACCTGGCTACTTTTGTTAACTTTCTAAAAACCAGGCCGGAAATAATAGAAAATTACAATACATTCCAAAAACGCCTAAAAATAAACAAAGAAAATGAATAA
- a CDS encoding ABC transporter ATP-binding protein encodes MLKIENLVVAYGGIEALKGVTLEVEEGRIVTLVGANGAGKSTLLRTIIGHVKPKSGTITYNGVDLLAKKPYEMVNYGITLVPEGRRVFPNLSVLENLKLGAYSRKDHREIEKDLDWIYSLFPRLKERLWQSAGTLSGGEQQMLAVGRALMSRPKVLMMDEPSLGLAPLVVKDIFNIIREIHRQGVTILLIEQNANAALHIADVGYVIETGRITMQGTGKELLANDEIKKAYLGQSVKK; translated from the coding sequence ATGCTTAAAATAGAGAACCTGGTTGTTGCGTACGGTGGAATTGAAGCATTAAAAGGAGTCACCCTGGAGGTTGAGGAAGGCAGAATTGTTACCCTGGTAGGGGCTAATGGCGCCGGAAAAAGCACGCTGCTCAGGACTATAATAGGGCATGTAAAACCGAAGAGCGGAACTATTACCTATAACGGAGTAGACCTTCTTGCTAAGAAACCCTATGAAATGGTTAATTACGGCATAACGTTGGTGCCGGAAGGACGGCGGGTATTTCCGAACCTGTCTGTTTTGGAAAACTTAAAGTTGGGCGCTTACTCAAGAAAAGATCACAGGGAAATTGAAAAAGACCTGGATTGGATATATAGTCTGTTCCCCAGGCTTAAGGAACGACTGTGGCAGTCAGCCGGCACTTTGTCCGGTGGGGAACAGCAAATGTTAGCTGTGGGGCGGGCCCTTATGTCCCGGCCCAAGGTCCTGATGATGGACGAACCGTCCTTAGGGCTTGCGCCTCTGGTGGTTAAAGACATCTTTAACATAATCAGGGAAATTCACAGGCAGGGAGTTACCATTTTGTTAATTGAACAAAATGCCAACGCGGCCCTGCATATTGCAGACGTCGGATATGTTATTGAGACGGGACGAATAACCATGCAAGGAACGGGTAAAGAACTGCTGGCCAATGACGAGATTAAGAAAGCTTATCTGGGCCAGAGCGTGAAAAAGTGA
- a CDS encoding ABC transporter ATP-binding protein, which yields MEVLRTEHATMQFGGLTAVNDFNLCLNQGEIVALIGPNGAGKTTAFNMITGVYKPTQGAIFFKDENITGMRPDQITKLGIARTFQNIRLFKDLSVMDNVLIANHLHIRSNFLEAVFRFPRYRREEKEMRKKSIALLEKTGLVNVQNEKASSLPYGMQRKLEIARALATDPEILLLDEPAAGMNPRETEDLTHFIREIQKEFGLTIFMIEHHMEVVMGISDRIYVLDYGVTIAEGAPSEIQNNRKVIEAYLGVAENA from the coding sequence ATGGAAGTGCTGCGGACAGAACATGCGACTATGCAGTTTGGCGGTTTGACGGCCGTGAATGATTTCAACCTGTGCCTGAACCAGGGTGAAATAGTTGCTCTCATTGGCCCCAACGGCGCCGGAAAAACAACTGCCTTCAACATGATTACGGGTGTCTATAAACCCACGCAGGGCGCAATATTTTTTAAAGATGAAAACATTACAGGTATGCGGCCCGACCAGATAACAAAATTGGGCATTGCCCGGACTTTTCAGAACATAAGACTTTTTAAAGATCTGAGTGTAATGGATAATGTCCTTATAGCCAATCACCTGCATATCAGGTCGAACTTTCTAGAGGCTGTTTTTAGATTTCCGCGGTATAGACGGGAAGAGAAAGAAATGCGGAAAAAATCTATTGCCTTACTGGAAAAGACCGGACTTGTAAATGTGCAAAATGAAAAAGCCAGTTCCCTTCCTTACGGCATGCAAAGAAAGCTGGAGATAGCGCGGGCTCTGGCCACTGATCCGGAGATACTTTTGTTGGATGAACCGGCGGCCGGTATGAACCCAAGGGAAACTGAGGATTTAACCCATTTCATCAGGGAAATTCAGAAGGAATTTGGCTTAACCATATTTATGATTGAGCATCACATGGAAGTAGTGATGGGAATTTCGGACCGCATTTACGTTTTAGATTATGGTGTTACCATAGCTGAGGGGGCGCCAAGTGAAATTCAGAATAACCGGAAAGTTATAGAAGCATACCTGGGGGTGGCTGAGAATGCTTAA
- a CDS encoding branched-chain amino acid ABC transporter permease translates to MKKRDLILTLVSLILLFVFVYFADAYLDSYKVRILNLCAIYVILALSMNLVNGFTGLFSLGHAGFMAVGAYTTALLTMPPLVKAQNFFMAPLIKPLDSITLPFLPALLIAGVLSALVGFLIGAPALRLKGDYLAIATLGFAEIIRVIFTNTQSLTNGALGLKGIPVTTNLWWSFGIAVITVILIGSLINSSFGRALKAIREDEIAAESMGINIFRHKVLSFTIGAFFAGIGGGLLGNLLGTVDPLMFRFFLTFNILLIIILGGMGSITGSIISAFIITIAGEALRFLDESITIGSLYVPGIPGLRMVVFSALLMVVVLFFRQGIMGTNEFTWDKLFDRLQKKPAAGGGSN, encoded by the coding sequence TTGAAAAAGCGGGATTTGATATTGACCCTTGTATCGTTAATATTGTTATTTGTCTTTGTTTATTTTGCTGATGCTTACCTCGACTCCTATAAAGTTCGTATCCTGAATCTCTGTGCCATTTATGTCATTCTTGCCCTGAGCATGAACTTGGTTAACGGGTTTACCGGCTTGTTTTCTCTGGGTCACGCCGGCTTCATGGCTGTGGGTGCATATACTACTGCCCTTTTGACTATGCCGCCATTGGTAAAAGCGCAGAATTTTTTTATGGCGCCTTTAATTAAGCCTTTGGATTCCATTACCTTGCCGTTTTTACCGGCGCTTTTAATTGCCGGCGTTTTATCGGCACTGGTCGGTTTTTTAATTGGCGCTCCGGCGCTGAGGCTGAAAGGGGATTATTTGGCTATAGCTACGCTTGGATTTGCTGAAATAATCAGGGTTATATTTACCAATACCCAAAGCCTCACTAACGGTGCGTTGGGCTTAAAAGGCATTCCGGTAACCACTAACCTTTGGTGGAGTTTCGGTATTGCCGTTATCACCGTTATCCTTATCGGCTCCCTGATTAACAGCAGTTTCGGAAGAGCGTTGAAAGCCATCAGAGAAGATGAAATTGCCGCGGAAAGTATGGGTATTAACATCTTCAGGCATAAAGTTTTATCTTTTACCATAGGAGCTTTCTTTGCCGGCATTGGCGGCGGTTTGTTAGGCAATTTGCTGGGAACGGTTGACCCGCTGATGTTCAGGTTTTTTCTCACCTTTAACATACTCCTGATTATCATTCTTGGAGGTATGGGCAGTATAACCGGTAGCATAATTTCCGCTTTTATTATTACCATTGCCGGTGAAGCTTTGCGGTTTCTCGATGAATCGATTACTATAGGCAGCCTTTACGTCCCGGGAATTCCTGGTCTACGGATGGTAGTTTTTTCAGCCCTGTTAATGGTCGTAGTGTTGTTCTTCCGGCAGGGAATTATGGGCACCAATGAGTTTACCTGGGATAAACTTTTCGACAGGCTGCAAAAGAAACCGGCGGCCGGGGGAGGGAGCAATTAG
- a CDS encoding branched-chain amino acid ABC transporter permease, whose amino-acid sequence MSLGTFLQHLANGISLGSLYALVAIGYTMVYGILRLINFAHGDIFMMGTYFAFYGIAVFTLPWYLSFLLAIVLTGILGMMLEAGAYRPLRDAPKISILISAIGASFLLENLAVVIFGGRPKAFPTPRVLTDVVHIGSISIQNLTFVIPVVTIGLLIALLYLVHNTKAGMAMRAVAKDYETAAIMGVNVNKVISLTFCIGSMLAAVGGIMWGLKFPQIIPLLGVMPGLKAFIAAVIGGIGDIKGAVIGGFVLGIGEIMLVAFLPELTGYRDAFAFVLLILILLFRPTGILGEKIAEKV is encoded by the coding sequence ATGAGCTTGGGCACATTCTTGCAGCACCTGGCCAACGGAATTTCCCTTGGCAGTTTATATGCTCTGGTAGCAATTGGTTATACAATGGTTTACGGTATCTTAAGGCTAATAAATTTTGCCCATGGCGATATTTTTATGATGGGGACTTATTTTGCCTTTTACGGAATTGCCGTATTTACTCTTCCCTGGTACCTTTCGTTCCTCCTGGCCATTGTCCTGACAGGGATTCTGGGTATGATGCTGGAGGCAGGGGCATACAGGCCCCTGCGGGATGCCCCTAAGATATCAATACTTATATCGGCTATCGGTGCCTCCTTCTTGCTTGAGAACCTGGCCGTGGTGATTTTTGGCGGCAGGCCAAAGGCTTTTCCAACTCCCCGGGTTCTTACTGATGTTGTCCACATAGGAAGCATTTCAATACAAAACCTGACTTTTGTTATCCCTGTTGTCACCATTGGGCTCTTGATTGCTCTTCTGTATTTGGTTCACAACACTAAAGCCGGTATGGCCATGAGGGCTGTGGCAAAGGATTATGAGACCGCAGCCATTATGGGGGTCAACGTGAACAAGGTAATATCTCTTACTTTCTGTATTGGTTCCATGTTGGCTGCTGTCGGCGGTATCATGTGGGGGTTGAAGTTTCCCCAAATTATTCCCCTTTTAGGAGTAATGCCCGGCCTAAAGGCCTTTATTGCAGCGGTTATAGGGGGCATAGGGGACATAAAGGGAGCTGTGATAGGCGGCTTTGTATTAGGAATTGGTGAAATCATGCTGGTAGCTTTTCTTCCCGAACTTACCGGGTACAGGGATGCCTTTGCCTTTGTTTTGCTTATTCTAATACTTCTGTTCAGGCCTACCGGTATTCTGGGCGAAAAAATAGCGGAGAAGGTGTAG
- a CDS encoding ABC transporter substrate-binding protein, whose product MKKKLATVLSLILLVSFVFTGCSGNKASSGNGSNDSSVIKIGVLEPMTGANAAGGALEVEGIKLANKLYPTVLGKKVELVIVDNKSDKVESASAASRLVENEKVSAIIGSWGSSLSMAAGDVVKNAQVPAVAATATNPLVTQGNDYYFRVCFIDPFQGKVMANYAYNKLKAKKVAIIQEVSNDYSVGLAKFFTDAFKELTGDENAIVAVSNYNTGDQDFTAQLTNIKAKNPDVIFAPGNFTESALIIKQARQLGIKAPFIGGDTWETPEFIDIGKEAVEGATFSTFFTSEKPITKESEKFLAEYKKEYGDKEPSAAAALGYDAYILILDAIKKAGSPDPVKIRDELAKTKDFPGAAGVITLDENRNAIKDAVIKEVKGGKFTYLNVVGAN is encoded by the coding sequence GCTAGCAGTGGGAATGGCTCCAATGATTCTAGTGTTATCAAAATCGGTGTTCTGGAACCGATGACCGGGGCTAATGCTGCCGGCGGAGCGTTAGAGGTAGAGGGTATCAAACTGGCTAACAAGCTGTATCCCACTGTCTTGGGCAAAAAAGTGGAACTGGTAATTGTAGACAACAAGTCGGACAAAGTAGAGTCTGCCAGCGCTGCTTCCAGGTTGGTGGAAAATGAAAAAGTATCAGCAATCATCGGTAGTTGGGGAAGTTCGTTAAGTATGGCTGCCGGGGACGTAGTAAAGAATGCTCAGGTTCCCGCTGTGGCTGCTACTGCTACCAACCCGCTGGTTACGCAGGGTAATGACTATTACTTCCGGGTTTGTTTTATCGACCCGTTCCAGGGTAAAGTTATGGCTAACTATGCTTATAATAAGCTAAAGGCCAAAAAAGTGGCCATCATTCAGGAGGTTTCCAACGATTACTCCGTGGGCCTGGCTAAATTTTTCACAGATGCCTTCAAGGAACTGACCGGTGACGAAAATGCCATTGTTGCTGTGTCCAATTATAACACAGGGGACCAGGATTTTACCGCTCAACTGACCAATATCAAGGCAAAGAACCCCGATGTAATTTTTGCGCCCGGTAACTTTACCGAGTCTGCCCTGATTATCAAGCAGGCCAGACAATTGGGTATCAAAGCTCCGTTTATCGGTGGCGATACCTGGGAAACTCCAGAGTTTATTGATATTGGTAAGGAAGCGGTAGAAGGCGCTACCTTCTCAACCTTCTTCACTTCCGAAAAACCAATTACCAAGGAATCTGAAAAATTCCTGGCCGAATACAAAAAAGAATATGGGGATAAAGAACCGTCTGCTGCTGCCGCCCTGGGTTACGATGCTTACATCCTGATTCTAGATGCTATTAAGAAGGCAGGGTCACCTGATCCTGTAAAGATCAGGGATGAACTGGCCAAGACAAAAGATTTCCCTGGCGCTGCAGGAGTAATCACCCTGGACGAAAACAGGAACGCAATTAAGGATGCGGTTATCAAAGAAGTCAAAGGCGGTAAATTTACTTACCTCAATGTTGTTGGAGCAAATTAA